The bacterium genomic interval CTTTTGCAAAGCCCCCCCACCCCAAGCAGATAGAAGAACATCAACATGAACAGGCTCCAGAAGGTGTAACGGTTGGAGCCTCGGTCACAACGCAATTTCAAACGTCCGACTTTAAAGACTGGCCAAAAAAGCAGAACAGGGCGTGGTTATGGGCGCTGTTGGCTGTTATATGTGTTGGCACCACTCTAATCCTCTGGCGGCCCTGGGAGCCCCAGGAGGAAACGCCGACCGTCGAGACACACAACGGTGAAACCGCCATGGTCAGCGAGGTGCCCGAGGGTAAAGAGCCGCCTGACGAAATTGTCCTCCCAAGGCACTACTCGGTGGAGGTCTGGCACACGCCGGCGGACGCCGAGAAGCTCAACGACGTGGAGTACCAGCTCTCCCAACTCGGCCAGACCGAGTACAGCGCCGTGCCCGTTGCCGCTCTGGGCACCGGAAACGTCAACGTCGTCTATTACCACGGCGAGAGTGAGGAGCTGCGGTCCTTCGCCGAACGGCTGTCCGATCTGCTGGGATTCGGGCCTCCGCGGCGGGTGGACCTCTCCGTCGTCCTGGGGCGGGACATCGAAAATGTTCTCGCCGCGGCGCCCGACTCCGGCGAGCTGCCCGGAGGGGCGTCCAACCTGACCGCCGAGGTGCTCAACGGCAGCGGTGTCCCCGGCATGGGCTCCCGCATGGCGGATAAGCTGGGCGGATTCGGACTGACAATCGTAGACATTCGCAACAACAGCACCTTCGACTGCGAACGCACCACCATCTCCTGCACGCCGGACAAGCTCGAGTACGCCCTGGCCCTGAAGAAGGCCCTTGGCCTGCCCGGTTCGGTGACCGGAATCC includes:
- a CDS encoding LytR C-terminal domain-containing protein → MAVICVGTTLILWRPWEPQEETPTVETHNGETAMVSEVPEGKEPPDEIVLPRHYSVEVWHTPADAEKLNDVEYQLSQLGQTEYSAVPVAALGTGNVNVVYYHGESEELRSFAERLSDLLGFGPPRRVDLSVVLGRDIENVLAAAPDSGELPGGASNLTAEVLNGSGVPGMGSRMADKLGGFGLTIVDIRNNSTFDCERTTISCTPDKLEYALALKKALGLPGSVTGIPYDLQVVLGGG